A stretch of Lathyrus oleraceus cultivar Zhongwan6 chromosome 6, CAAS_Psat_ZW6_1.0, whole genome shotgun sequence DNA encodes these proteins:
- the LOC127096490 gene encoding uncharacterized protein LOC127096490, which produces MVPYEELYGRKCQTPLCWYKDGENILVGPELVQQMIENVRLIQERMKISQSKHKSYENQRRRPLEFQEGDHVFFKVTPTTGVGRTLKSKKLSPKFIGPFQILKRAGPVAYEIVLPLNLANLHSVFHVSQLRKYMADSSYVITPDDIQLKDNLSFEVPPISIGDCSTRLLRSKEIPLVKIIWYQKTGDATWERKDQMMRLYPNLFATV; this is translated from the coding sequence ATGGTACCATATGAGGAATTATATGGACGCAAATGTCAGACTCCATTATGTTGGTATAAGGATGGTGAAAACATTTTAGTAGGCCCTGAATTAGTCCAACAAATGATTGAGAATGTCAGGTTAATTCAAGAAAGAATGAAGATATCCCAGAGCAAACATAAGAGTTATGAAAACCAGCGGAGGAGGCCTTTGGAATTTCAGGAAGGCGATCATGTGTTTTTTAAGGTGACGCCTACGACTGGTGTAGGTAGGACACTAAAGTCAAAGAAACTTAGCCCTAAGTTTATTGGACCTTTCCAGATCCTTAAGCGTGCAGGCCCTGTAGCATACGAGATTGTTTTACCTCTAAATTTGGCCAACCTTCACAGTGTATTTCATGTGTCTCAATTAAGAAAGTATATGGCTGATTCTTCATACGTTATCACACCAGATGACATTCAGTTGAAGGATAATTTATCGTTTGAGGTCCCGCCAATAAGTATTGGTGACTGTTCAACTAGGTTGTTGAGAAGCAAGGAAATTCCATTGGTCAAGATAATCTGGTACCAGAAGACTGGTGATGCTACATGGGAGCGAAAGGATCAAATGATGAGGTTATATCCAAATCTTTTTGCGACTGTTTAG